The Geothrix oryzae DNA window CGGTCCACCAGGAGGAAGGGATAACGATGCGGCAGGTGGGCCGGGATGTCGGTCGGGACGATGACCGGGACAGGGGCCGGGGCAGGGGTCATGGGGGGCTTCAGGCCTTGGTGTGCTCGGCGATGAAATCGGTCAGGGCCTGGACGGATTTGAAGGCCTTCATGCCCGCGGCTTCGTCCTCGATCTTCACCCCGAACACCTGCTCGATGCCCAGCACCAGCTCCAGGGCATCGATGGAATCGAGCCCCAGCCCCTCGCCGAAGAGGGGGGCCTGGTCCTCGATCTGATCTGGCGTCATCCCCTCCAGCTTCAATCGCTCGATGATCATCTCTTTGACGCGCAGCTTGAGGTCGCTCATGACAATCCCGGCAGAAGGGTGGAAAGGCCGATTCTATCCCTAACGGGAGGCCCCGGTGGGGTTGTGATATTGGCACGGTTTCCGGATCCGCAAAGAGCGCTAAGCTGGATCCTCGCGGAACCCTCCGCCCGAGAGCGCCATGGCCCATCCCGCATCGCCCTTCCTGCCGGTCCTGATCCTGCTGCTGGTCGCCGCCGTGGCGGCCATCGCCATCCTCTTCCTGTCGGGCAAGGTGCTGAGCCTGCTCAAGCCCGCCAACGCGCAGGAGGCCAAGCTCCGGCCCTACGAGTGTGGCGTGCCGCCCCTGCAGCAGGGCGCCCGGCACAAGTACTCCGTGAAGTTCTACCTCACGGCCATGCTCTTCATCCTGTTCGATGTGGAAGCGGCGTTCCTGCTGCCCTGGGCCGTGAACTTCAAGCATGCCCTGTGGACCTTCGGAGCCATGTTGAGCTTCATGGCCACCCTGCTGGTGGGCTTCATCTACGCCTGGGGCAAGGGCGCCTTCGAGTGGGAGCGCTGACGATGGCCGAGATGAACATCAACGACGCCGTGCTGACCACCCGCCTGGATGCGGTGGTGAACTGGGGTCGCAAGAACAGCCTCTGGCCCCTGCCCTTCGGGACCGCCTGCTGCGCCATCGAGTTCATGAGCATGCAGGCGTCCAAGTACGACATGAGCCGCTTCGGCGCCGAGGCCATGCGCTTCAGCCCCCGCCAGAGCGACATGCTGATGATCCTGGGCACCGTCACCAACAAGCTGGCCCCGGTGCTGCGCACGATCTACGCCCAGATGGCCGAACCCAAATGGGTGATCTCGCTGGGCGTCTGCGCCTCGTCGGGCGGCATGTACCGCACCTACGCCACCCTCCAGGGCGTGGACCGGGTGATCCCCGTGGATGTCTATGTCCCCGGCTGCCCGCCCCGGCCCGAAAGCATGCTCTATGGCGTGATGAAGCTGCAGGAGAAGATCGAGAAGGAATCGCTCTCCATGCGCAAGGATCACATCGCCCGCTTCTATGAAAGCCTGGCCCGGCAGGACGCCCTCCAGGCCGAAAAGGGCCTCACGAGCCAGCAGACCATCCGCGAAATGCTGATGGACGCCGCGGACCGCGGCGCGGGCACGATCTTCTAGGCGGGGCGGACCATGATCATCGAGCACATCGACGCACAGCTGCCGGGTACCGTCACGGACCGTCACGCCTTCCGGGGCGACCAGACCATCGTGGTGGCGAAGGAGAGCCTCCTGGCCCTGGTGGAGCTGCTCCACCGCGAGGGTTTCCAGCTGCTGGTGGACATCACGGCCGTGGACTGGCCGGAGCGGGCCGAAGCCCAGGGGCTGGCGCGCTTCGATGTGGTCTACCACTGGCTCAACCTGGCCAGCCAGGAGCGCCTCCGGGTGAAGGTGCCCGTGGCCGACGGCGAGACCGTGCCCAGCCTGACCGGCCGCTTCAAGACCGCCGACTGGTTCGAGCGCGAGATCTTCGACCTCTTCGGCATCGGCTTCGAGGGGCACCCCAACCTGAAGCGCCTGCTCACCTGGGACGACTTCCCGGGCCACGCCCTGCGCAAGGACTTCCCGCTGGATGGCGGGGACCCCTTCTGCATGGAAGGCTGCACGGCTCCCTACAACAACGGCGAACGGGCCTGAGGACAC harbors:
- a CDS encoding NADH-quinone oxidoreductase subunit B, with amino-acid sequence MAEMNINDAVLTTRLDAVVNWGRKNSLWPLPFGTACCAIEFMSMQASKYDMSRFGAEAMRFSPRQSDMLMILGTVTNKLAPVLRTIYAQMAEPKWVISLGVCASSGGMYRTYATLQGVDRVIPVDVYVPGCPPRPESMLYGVMKLQEKIEKESLSMRKDHIARFYESLARQDALQAEKGLTSQQTIREMLMDAADRGAGTIF
- a CDS encoding NADH-quinone oxidoreductase subunit A, producing MAHPASPFLPVLILLLVAAVAAIAILFLSGKVLSLLKPANAQEAKLRPYECGVPPLQQGARHKYSVKFYLTAMLFILFDVEAAFLLPWAVNFKHALWTFGAMLSFMATLLVGFIYAWGKGAFEWER
- a CDS encoding phosphopantetheine-binding protein — protein: MSDLKLRVKEMIIERLKLEGMTPDQIEDQAPLFGEGLGLDSIDALELVLGIEQVFGVKIEDEAAGMKAFKSVQALTDFIAEHTKA
- a CDS encoding NADH-quinone oxidoreductase subunit C yields the protein MIIEHIDAQLPGTVTDRHAFRGDQTIVVAKESLLALVELLHREGFQLLVDITAVDWPERAEAQGLARFDVVYHWLNLASQERLRVKVPVADGETVPSLTGRFKTADWFEREIFDLFGIGFEGHPNLKRLLTWDDFPGHALRKDFPLDGGDPFCMEGCTAPYNNGERA